The Plantactinospora sp. KBS50 sequence GACGCCCACCCCGGCGTAGAGGGCGCCGTCGGCCACCACGAAGTGCCGGATGTTGCCGTACTCGGGCAGGTTGCGCGAGCCCAGGAACGCCCCGGTGTCGGTGTCGAAGGCGAACAGGTTGATGGTCTGGCCCAGCGCCGGGCCGCCCATCAGGGCAACCCCGCCGAAACTGCCGGCGGCGCGGATGCCGACGGTGGTCTGCAACCGGGTCGCGTCGTCCGACGAGGCGCCGGTCACCGCCTCCGTCTTCGAGGTCAGCGTGTCGGTGCGGGTGTCGTAGCTGTAGAGCCGCGGCATGCGGTGGTCGCCGAGGGTGGGCGGCAGCTGCGGGTTGCGCTGGGCGATCTGGCTCTGGCCGTACTCACACACCCAGTCGTTGTTCAACGTCGGCGCGGTGTTGCGCAGGGTGTGCCCACTGGTCAGGCAGTTGACGTTCGCTCCGGTGCCGAAGTACAGCATCTTGCCGGCGCGGGTCAGCCCCCACAGGTACGCCTGGTTGACCTTGGGCGCTCCGGTGGCGCAGGGCGGGCCGGGCGGGTACGGCTGGCCGATGCCGTTGAAGCACTCGTCCGGCGCGGCCTTCGCGAGCAACTGCGTGCTCGGATGGCCGCCCGGCCCGCCGCCGGGGTGGAACGCCGCGGCGGGTGATGCCGGCGAGACCGCCAGCACGGGCCCGAGCCCGAGTACGGCGACGGCGGCGAGCAGCCGCCGCGCACAGATCCGGAGTGAATTCACCAATACCTCTCTTCATGCGGGGACAGGGGTGTTGCGGCGGGAGGGCACGGCGCTTCAGCGGGGAAGGCGCGCGTCCTCCCACGGGGAACGGCGGGACGGGCTCAGGCGGCGGCCGGTTGCGGCGCACGCGCCGGGGCGACCACCCGCCCGGCGACCCGCTGCGCCCACGCGCTCGGGTCGTCGAACTCCAGGTAACGGCCGAGCTGGGTCAGCTCGCCCACCGGGTCGGCCACCAGGTCCTCGTACCGCATCCGGTGCAGGTGCTCCGGCGGTACGTCCACGAGCGCCTGGTCGGCCTGGCTGGTCATGAACGCGCACAGCCCCAGGTACCGGCGGATGTCCTGGCCCCGTTCGCGCAGCACGTCGGCGGTGAGCCGGTCCGGCAGGTACCGCTCCAGGTCCTCCGGCACCGCCTGGTCCGGGGCGACCCGGAACGGGTCCAGGCCGCAGCGGCCGAGGAACTCCACCCGCAGCTGGATGAGCTGGAACGACGAGTGCCGGCTCATCGAGTGGGCGGTGTCCTCCCAGTTGCGGGTCAGGTACACGATCTTGCAGTCGGGGAAGCCCTTCAGCAGGTACGGCGCGACGTGGCTGGACCCGCCGGAGCGCTCCACCCAGCGCTTCTTGCCGGTGAGCGTGGCCAGCAGGTCGAGGAAGTCGTGGTGGTGCTGGGCCACCGTCTGCGTGCGGAACTCCGGCACCCGCTCGCCGATCTGGTCGAACAGCGCGTCCGGGTCGTCGGTGAGCTTCGACAGGGTGATCGCCAGGATCCGCGGCAGGCTGGTCAGCCGGTCGGCCCACCGACCGGTCTTCGGGTAGCGCACCTCCTTGGGCGGCAGCCCGATCCGGAACAGCGTCGACAACTCCGCCTTGGGACTGGCCAGCACCGCCCAGTACTCGGGGCCGGTGAGCACCTCCGCGCTGCGGGCCCACGGCGCCATCGCCATGAAGAACTCCTGGGCCGAGAGCGTGTCCGGCTCCTCATGGATGAGGTCGGACAGCAGCGTCGAGCCGCACCGGCCGTTGCTGATGATGATCGACCGACCGGTGATCGTCGTGTCCATCGGGAACCTCCTGCGTGTCGCGCTGTCGGGGAGTGGCGGGCTGGGCCGCGTCGGATCCGAAGTGCTCGGCCAGCCAGGCGAACACGTGCCGGCGGACCGCCCTCGGCTGGTCGATCAGGACGGAGTGCCGCTGGCCGGGCAGGACCACGACCCGGGTCTGCGGCAGCAACTGGC is a genomic window containing:
- a CDS encoding sulfotransferase domain-containing protein yields the protein MDTTITGRSIIISNGRCGSTLLSDLIHEEPDTLSAQEFFMAMAPWARSAEVLTGPEYWAVLASPKAELSTLFRIGLPPKEVRYPKTGRWADRLTSLPRILAITLSKLTDDPDALFDQIGERVPEFRTQTVAQHHHDFLDLLATLTGKKRWVERSGGSSHVAPYLLKGFPDCKIVYLTRNWEDTAHSMSRHSSFQLIQLRVEFLGRCGLDPFRVAPDQAVPEDLERYLPDRLTADVLRERGQDIRRYLGLCAFMTSQADQALVDVPPEHLHRMRYEDLVADPVGELTQLGRYLEFDDPSAWAQRVAGRVVAPARAPQPAAA